In Planctomycetaceae bacterium, one genomic interval encodes:
- a CDS encoding CDP-alcohol phosphatidyltransferase family protein yields MLRYLAYILTFARIILAAAMAALIAFGGATAATFIALLALAALEEASDIFDGIAARRAGTASMLGGILDPLADSLARLTIYFALALAGWATIAIPLTMAARDIIVSYARVVAALSGTSTAARLSGKIKAIIQGAGLFSFIITAWIAHAGGSGLLVSSSRVITASLVIAVTLWSLADYLAAAVPAAKKMSHRQK; encoded by the coding sequence GTGCTCAGATACCTCGCATACATCCTGACATTCGCGCGAATCATACTCGCCGCCGCGATGGCGGCGCTGATCGCCTTTGGCGGCGCGACGGCGGCGACGTTCATCGCCCTGCTGGCGCTGGCGGCGCTGGAAGAAGCCTCCGACATCTTCGATGGCATCGCCGCCCGCCGCGCGGGAACGGCCTCGATGCTCGGCGGCATTCTCGACCCGCTGGCCGACTCGCTGGCCCGCCTGACGATCTACTTCGCCCTGGCGCTGGCCGGCTGGGCGACTATCGCCATCCCCCTGACCATGGCCGCACGCGATATTATCGTCTCCTACGCCCGCGTGGTGGCCGCCCTGTCCGGCACGAGCACCGCCGCCCGCCTCAGCGGCAAGATCAAAGCCATCATCCAGGGCGCTGGGCTCTTCAGCTTCATCATCACCGCCTGGATCGCCCACGCGGGCGGCTCGGGGCTGCTGGTTTCCTCCAGCCGCGTCATCACGGCATCGCTGGTCATCGCGGTGACGCTCTGGTCGCTGGCGGATTATCTCGCCGCCGCTGTCCCGGCGGCGAAGAAGATGAGCCACAGACAGAAGTGA
- a CDS encoding PQQ-binding-like beta-propeller repeat protein produces MRRCLAAVAMLCCAAGAAAAAETLPGPQEDFIPAPWRQISVQWKDSWEQTLAENLAPLRAAAAAAKGDNPAPATIAVLREIELYKAMIAHFPQRRDQHAQAYLAMAALCRRAGLPQAGAHYAWKVTREFGGQGDLVAQAYLELADCSAGIDADDAAWTKALDEALDLAQRGAIPRGHPAVPAVCEQVRRRICDEMRYDRFAGDLDRFTKLARTDERIYKTIAEMLNHFGESELAASLMPQKEDARWGAEAVRPTPGNLPPPPRNAELETRWEAFARGAQGVDASRPIDADQVQRILDLAAAGDAFAARGDVHYVSYRTLAQSVLDALPEANLAPLRALQNNAAGRLAMAIRSAEDPAAVARLTRLYPYAVGVHEALVDVGERALRAGHFTAATAAFRHVVRYSQDSTLRAAAQIGLCLALGAGRGSDEEARAILAAVPDAAEVPWRGATAPAGQIKASLLAGTSGGEPPRALSDLPRVPIALPADWPLMQRHREGPVRNFGLHAPWPVTRIERVGAAFFVSGPGRLARFQAGSAAPLWQVRASAAAAPAEAQPPSQYMQHPWRDVYCRPVGSPAAGSSAVAEDGQAVYRLSGGGAVSAVDSRTGKDLWSTATDPQWRGLAAMNYPAAADGRVYVLAVPAAESDRAAAKPMASKGPWHLVCLDGRSGGIVWKTPLSWSDSGELDLARDGTAVTIDADSVYCCPGMGLVARCDARDGRLMWVRGYPSAVGNVAMADALVYSREGTSPIRADGRLFVAPRDSSGVTALQADTGELLWSVAMAPSDRMLGVSGGSLVTLSGQWVAALDVATGRPLWQRRFAQGAPVQGALSGANVIVLENRRLHLLSARTGKTLEEKTLDGDRDAQYAFLADGALAELLPPRVAQIAPGAVLAAPLALPLAKAAYIGADEPSLVVSPKGDEAGFCILSGRRLLRVMTQPQLTIAWQRTLALRPLAAHIVGGRVLLSGDRRLAALDRSDGADQWTLSVPLVPYDVGGNDSLVTALPGSYGAARLAAIDPAAGKLLWTRGLVEAARFRGGIYRVELGRGAGAARTVSVVLRTLFDNGWQGGRVELNPAGGAVTTIVPFAPPPQEGIWFSGRGLVNAGADPAVRIAAGAAPGRAVYELPKPDMAGVHEILACRASGQRMIVVSGLAARQRQQGRVYVDVFDSVTRRHLGRQTLEGLAYCTGGQSGYDTHAEILDRAVVVTDAGGVHVFTAAK; encoded by the coding sequence ATGCGCCGCTGTCTGGCGGCGGTCGCGATGTTGTGCTGCGCGGCGGGCGCCGCGGCGGCGGCAGAAACTCTCCCCGGTCCGCAGGAGGACTTCATCCCCGCCCCGTGGCGACAGATCAGCGTGCAATGGAAGGATTCGTGGGAGCAGACCCTGGCCGAGAATCTTGCGCCCCTGCGAGCCGCGGCCGCGGCTGCCAAGGGCGATAACCCCGCGCCGGCGACCATCGCGGTCCTGCGCGAGATCGAACTGTACAAGGCGATGATAGCTCATTTCCCGCAGCGCCGGGACCAGCACGCCCAGGCATACCTGGCGATGGCAGCCCTGTGCCGCCGGGCCGGCCTGCCCCAAGCCGGGGCGCATTACGCCTGGAAGGTCACGCGCGAGTTCGGCGGCCAGGGCGATCTTGTCGCCCAGGCGTATCTGGAATTGGCGGATTGCTCGGCCGGAATCGACGCGGACGACGCCGCCTGGACGAAGGCTCTCGACGAGGCGCTGGACCTGGCCCAGCGCGGGGCGATCCCGCGCGGGCACCCGGCCGTGCCGGCCGTCTGCGAACAGGTCCGCCGCCGCATCTGCGACGAGATGCGCTACGACCGCTTTGCCGGCGACCTGGATCGCTTCACGAAGCTCGCCCGCACCGACGAGCGAATCTACAAGACCATCGCGGAGATGCTGAACCATTTCGGCGAATCGGAACTGGCGGCGTCGCTGATGCCCCAGAAAGAAGACGCCCGCTGGGGCGCCGAGGCGGTCCGCCCGACCCCTGGAAACCTGCCCCCGCCGCCGCGCAACGCCGAGCTTGAGACGCGCTGGGAGGCCTTTGCTCGCGGAGCCCAGGGCGTCGACGCCTCCCGCCCCATCGACGCCGATCAGGTGCAGCGGATTCTCGATCTGGCCGCGGCGGGCGACGCCTTCGCCGCGCGCGGCGATGTACACTACGTCTCGTATCGGACGCTGGCACAGAGCGTCCTGGACGCGCTGCCGGAGGCGAACCTGGCGCCGCTGCGGGCTCTTCAAAATAACGCCGCAGGACGGCTGGCTATGGCCATCCGAAGTGCGGAAGACCCGGCAGCGGTGGCGAGGTTGACGCGACTGTACCCCTACGCCGTCGGCGTACACGAGGCGCTGGTGGACGTGGGCGAGCGGGCGCTGCGGGCGGGGCACTTCACCGCCGCAACGGCGGCCTTTCGCCACGTGGTCCGTTATAGTCAAGACTCGACGCTGCGGGCAGCGGCGCAGATCGGCCTGTGCCTGGCGCTGGGCGCCGGGCGGGGCTCGGACGAAGAAGCCCGCGCGATCCTGGCGGCGGTTCCGGATGCGGCCGAGGTGCCCTGGCGCGGCGCCACTGCGCCGGCGGGGCAGATAAAGGCCTCGCTTCTGGCGGGGACCTCCGGCGGCGAACCGCCGCGGGCGCTGTCGGATCTGCCGCGCGTGCCGATCGCCCTGCCGGCGGACTGGCCTCTGATGCAGCGCCACCGCGAGGGTCCGGTGCGGAACTTCGGTTTGCACGCGCCGTGGCCGGTCACCCGCATCGAGCGAGTGGGCGCAGCGTTCTTCGTCAGCGGACCCGGGCGGCTGGCTCGCTTCCAGGCCGGCAGCGCCGCGCCGCTCTGGCAGGTTCGCGCCTCGGCCGCCGCTGCGCCGGCCGAGGCCCAGCCGCCGTCGCAGTACATGCAGCACCCATGGCGCGACGTCTATTGCCGCCCCGTCGGCTCGCCCGCCGCCGGCTCCAGCGCCGTCGCCGAAGATGGGCAGGCGGTCTACCGCCTCTCGGGCGGCGGCGCGGTGTCAGCCGTTGACTCGCGCACGGGCAAAGACCTCTGGTCCACCGCGACAGACCCGCAGTGGCGCGGCCTGGCGGCGATGAACTACCCCGCCGCCGCGGACGGACGCGTGTACGTGCTGGCGGTGCCGGCGGCCGAAAGCGACCGGGCAGCCGCCAAGCCCATGGCGTCGAAGGGCCCGTGGCACCTGGTCTGCCTGGACGGGCGCAGCGGGGGCATCGTCTGGAAGACGCCGCTTTCGTGGTCCGACAGCGGCGAGTTGGATCTGGCCCGAGACGGCACGGCGGTGACCATCGACGCCGACTCGGTCTACTGCTGCCCGGGCATGGGGCTTGTGGCCCGCTGCGACGCGCGGGACGGGCGGCTGATGTGGGTGCGCGGATATCCCTCTGCCGTGGGCAATGTCGCGATGGCCGACGCCTTGGTCTACTCTCGCGAGGGCACGTCGCCCATCCGTGCCGACGGCCGCCTTTTCGTGGCCCCGCGAGACAGCAGCGGCGTGACGGCACTGCAGGCCGACACGGGCGAGCTGCTCTGGAGCGTGGCGATGGCGCCCTCGGACCGCATGCTGGGCGTCAGCGGCGGCTCGCTGGTGACTCTCAGCGGCCAGTGGGTTGCCGCTCTGGACGTCGCCACGGGCAGGCCGCTGTGGCAGCGCCGCTTTGCCCAAGGCGCGCCTGTCCAGGGCGCCCTGTCCGGCGCGAACGTCATCGTGCTGGAAAACCGCCGCCTGCACCTGCTGTCGGCCCGGACGGGCAAGACGCTGGAAGAGAAAACCCTCGACGGCGACCGCGACGCCCAGTACGCGTTTCTGGCCGACGGCGCGCTGGCCGAGCTGCTGCCGCCGCGCGTGGCGCAGATCGCCCCCGGGGCGGTTTTGGCCGCCCCCCTGGCCTTGCCACTGGCGAAGGCGGCGTATATCGGCGCCGACGAACCCTCGCTGGTCGTATCCCCCAAGGGCGACGAGGCGGGCTTCTGCATCCTCTCAGGCAGGCGATTGCTGCGCGTCATGACACAACCGCAGTTGACGATCGCCTGGCAACGGACGCTGGCGCTGCGTCCTCTGGCCGCCCACATCGTCGGTGGGCGGGTCCTGCTCTCGGGCGACCGGCGGCTGGCGGCACTGGACCGCTCTGACGGTGCGGACCAGTGGACGCTCTCGGTGCCGCTGGTGCCGTACGACGTGGGCGGCAACGACTCGCTGGTGACGGCCTTGCCCGGCAGCTACGGAGCGGCTCGCCTTGCGGCGATCGACCCGGCGGCCGGTAAGCTCCTCTGGACGCGCGGACTGGTCGAGGCGGCCCGCTTCCGCGGGGGCATATACCGCGTCGAACTGGGCCGCGGGGCCGGCGCCGCCCGGACCGTGTCGGTGGTGCTGCGGACGCTGTTCGACAACGGCTGGCAGGGCGGACGCGTCGAGTTGAACCCCGCCGGCGGCGCGGTCACGACGATCGTGCCCTTCGCCCCGCCGCCGCAGGAAGGCATCTGGTTCTCCGGGCGCGGGCTGGTCAACGCCGGGGCCGACCCGGCGGTCCGCATCGCCGCCGGCGCGGCGCCCGGACGAGCGGTGTACGAGTTGCCCAAGCCCGACATGGCGGGGGTTCACGAGATCCTCGCCTGCCGCGCCTCGGGCCAGCGCATGATCGTCGTCTCGGGGCTGGCCGCCCGCCAGCGCCAGCAGGGGCGCGTGTATGTGGATGTCTTCGACAGCGTCACGCGGCGGCACCTGGGGCGCCAGACGCTCGAGGGGCTGGCCTACTGCACGGGCGGACAGAGCGGATATGATACCCACGCGGAAATCCTGGACCGTGCGGTCGTGGTGACCGACGCCGGCGGCGTCCATGTTTTCACCGCCGCAAAGTAA
- a CDS encoding excinuclease ABC subunit UvrC, with protein sequence MPTRNEILDAIRSKVGQFPTGPGVYLFKDAAGVVIYIGKAKCLRSRVASYFQPAANLLASRGPDVARMVADLVTDVEYLECDSEVDALLHESRLIKDTQPRFNAMQKDDKSFPYLQITTGEDFPRVSVTRQPRHKGVKLYGPFVSPADLRAALPLMQRVFKFCTCHLDFDDGPDRKTYRPCILHSIKQCSAPCAALISREDYLRRIKDFMQFMDSKAAPLRRKLTAEMQAAAEALDFERAANIRDELRAMQGLQQRGLAAEHVQPEVFYVDQAAGLARLGEVLHLATPPRTIEGIDIAHLGGQEMCGAMVCFIDARPFKNSYRRYRIKTVAGNDDYACIREVVWRRYKYAGMEAELFPDVILIDGGRGQLNAALSAFEDMAFTPPMMVALAKKEETLFVLGREEPLKLSRHDPALQLLQAVRDEAHRFVQVYHHILRRKKTLEEDSPQCTRRPQRKKE encoded by the coding sequence GTGCCCACGCGAAACGAAATCCTGGACGCCATCCGGAGCAAGGTCGGCCAGTTCCCGACCGGGCCGGGCGTGTACCTGTTCAAGGACGCCGCGGGCGTGGTCATCTATATCGGAAAGGCCAAGTGCCTGCGCTCTCGCGTGGCCAGCTACTTTCAGCCCGCGGCGAATCTGCTGGCCAGCCGCGGACCCGACGTCGCCCGCATGGTGGCCGACCTGGTGACCGACGTCGAGTACCTCGAATGCGACAGCGAGGTCGACGCCCTCCTGCACGAGAGCCGCCTGATCAAGGACACGCAGCCGCGATTCAACGCGATGCAGAAGGACGACAAGAGCTTTCCCTATCTGCAGATCACCACCGGCGAAGACTTCCCGCGCGTCTCGGTCACCCGCCAGCCGCGCCATAAGGGCGTCAAGCTGTACGGACCGTTCGTCTCGCCGGCGGACCTGCGGGCCGCCCTGCCGCTGATGCAGCGCGTCTTCAAGTTCTGCACCTGCCACCTCGACTTCGACGACGGCCCCGATCGCAAAACCTACCGCCCGTGCATCCTCCACAGCATCAAGCAGTGCTCGGCCCCGTGCGCGGCCCTGATCAGCCGAGAAGACTACCTGCGCCGCATCAAAGACTTCATGCAGTTTATGGACTCCAAAGCCGCACCCCTGCGACGCAAGCTTACCGCCGAGATGCAGGCGGCCGCCGAGGCGCTCGATTTCGAGCGTGCCGCCAACATCCGCGACGAACTGCGAGCGATGCAAGGCCTTCAGCAGCGCGGACTGGCGGCGGAACACGTGCAGCCCGAGGTGTTCTACGTGGACCAGGCCGCCGGACTGGCGCGCCTGGGCGAGGTGCTGCACCTGGCCACGCCGCCGCGCACGATCGAGGGCATCGACATCGCCCACCTGGGCGGGCAGGAAATGTGCGGGGCCATGGTGTGCTTCATCGACGCGCGGCCGTTCAAGAACTCCTATCGCCGCTACCGGATCAAGACCGTCGCCGGCAACGACGATTACGCCTGCATCCGCGAGGTGGTTTGGCGGCGGTACAAATACGCCGGTATGGAAGCCGAGCTGTTCCCCGACGTGATCCTGATCGACGGCGGCCGCGGGCAGCTCAACGCAGCACTGTCGGCGTTTGAAGACATGGCCTTCACGCCGCCGATGATGGTCGCCCTGGCCAAGAAGGAAGAGACGCTGTTCGTTCTCGGCCGCGAGGAACCGCTCAAGCTCTCGCGCCACGACCCCGCGCTGCAGTTGCTCCAGGCCGTGCGCGACGAAGCCCACCGCTTCGTGCAGGTATACCATCACATCCTGCGCCGCAAGAAGACGCTGGAGGAAGATTCACCGCAGTGCACGCGGAGACCGCAGAGGAAGAAAGAGTAG
- a CDS encoding SDR family oxidoreductase: MAANVKGKVALVSGGGRGIGRAIALALGRAGAHVVVAARSGDEIAAVAKEITAAGGAASAIAVDLADESSVVNLFTQVVDRLGRLDVLVNNAGVGRYARVAELSAADVDAMMAVNIRGTALCCREAMKLMIPHRSGYIINISSVLGFKGYANQGAYTATKHAVMGLTRSLAVEAQEHGIRVSVISPGGVDTEMVRRSRPDLDPSILLSPEDIAQAVLYLLSLSDRAAVDEIYIRRRTSAPF, translated from the coding sequence ATGGCAGCAAACGTAAAAGGCAAGGTCGCCCTGGTTAGCGGCGGCGGGCGGGGGATCGGGCGGGCGATCGCCCTGGCGCTGGGACGGGCCGGGGCGCACGTCGTCGTCGCGGCGCGGTCGGGCGATGAGATTGCGGCCGTGGCGAAGGAGATCACCGCCGCCGGCGGGGCGGCCAGCGCTATCGCGGTGGACCTGGCCGACGAGTCCAGCGTGGTGAATCTCTTCACGCAGGTCGTCGACCGTCTCGGGCGGCTGGACGTGCTGGTCAACAACGCCGGCGTCGGGCGGTACGCCCGCGTGGCGGAGCTATCGGCCGCCGACGTCGACGCCATGATGGCCGTCAACATCCGCGGCACGGCGTTGTGCTGCCGCGAGGCGATGAAGCTGATGATCCCGCATCGCAGCGGGTACATCATCAACATCTCCAGCGTGCTGGGGTTCAAGGGCTACGCCAACCAGGGGGCCTACACCGCCACCAAGCACGCGGTGATGGGGCTGACCAGAAGCCTGGCCGTCGAGGCGCAGGAGCACGGCATCCGCGTCAGCGTGATTTCGCCCGGCGGAGTCGACACCGAGATGGTCCGCCGCTCGCGCCCCGACCTGGACCCGTCGATCCTGCTTTCGCCTGAAGACATCGCCCAGGCCGTGCTGTACCTGCTGAGCCTGTCGGACCGCGCCGCGGTGGACGAGATCTACATCCGCCGCCGCACCAGCGCCCCGTTTTGA
- a CDS encoding sugar phosphate isomerase/epimerase: MWTSFLWDIPIEDALREQAAAGWMFAELSDEHSIELIQRGRGSGEALRKVADDLGVSVEQGHLDLPADIASTDAIDNMMASIKRRIDLFAEAGITAAVIHPGGGRISDPHERLKRQLDGLHELTVHAQGTGVVMCLEPCCSGWELAPLLRATAPAQVGVCLDSGHVNLTAEDQADLIRSWGPRLRGLHISDNDGKTDLHIFPRQPRGTVKWWPLIAALEEIGYAGLYNFELPGENRVSLDERRAKLRTFITAAREMFGR, encoded by the coding sequence ATGTGGACGAGTTTCCTGTGGGACATTCCCATCGAGGACGCGCTGCGCGAGCAGGCGGCTGCGGGGTGGATGTTCGCGGAGCTTTCCGACGAACATAGCATCGAGCTGATCCAGCGGGGGCGCGGCTCAGGCGAGGCCCTGCGCAAAGTCGCGGATGATCTGGGGGTGAGCGTCGAGCAGGGGCACCTGGACCTGCCTGCCGACATCGCTTCGACCGATGCCATCGACAACATGATGGCTTCGATCAAGCGGCGGATCGACCTGTTCGCCGAGGCAGGCATCACGGCGGCGGTGATTCATCCCGGCGGGGGCAGGATCAGCGATCCTCACGAGCGGTTGAAACGTCAACTCGACGGGCTGCACGAATTGACCGTTCACGCCCAGGGCACGGGCGTGGTGATGTGCCTGGAACCTTGCTGCAGCGGCTGGGAGTTGGCGCCGCTGCTGCGGGCGACCGCCCCGGCCCAGGTGGGCGTCTGCCTGGACAGCGGCCACGTGAACCTGACCGCCGAAGACCAGGCGGACCTGATCCGTTCCTGGGGCCCGCGCCTGCGCGGGCTGCATATCTCCGACAACGACGGCAAGACCGACCTGCACATCTTCCCGCGCCAGCCGCGCGGCACAGTCAAGTGGTGGCCGCTCATCGCGGCGCTGGAAGAGATCGGATACGCCGGCCTCTACAACTTCGAGTTGCCCGGCGAGAACCGCGTCTCGCTGGACGAGCGCCGGGCCAAACTGCGGACGTTCATCACAGCCGCCCGCGAGATGTTCGGCCGCTAG
- a CDS encoding tetratricopeptide repeat protein, whose product MLTAEPVTRRWPGWLIAACLIAAVHPAAAQSRPAAAGPQELLNKAVAHHNAYNDLYTSLDYVRAAAEMKAAIRLYAQGAKEFPGNTAFNLGLGVYQNLTGQYPQGLKSLLRERKIIESFKQPSAHLVMVDEALAESYEGMLQFDKAADAYQRAAKGEPKNTAAAAAAQRCRTLHESFRTFDAWLSGALAKVPEGASVKVAYDSGPTTYPGHRKINYTLSKKGGRANLSLDVSLFYAGRKANRMKVEQQLADILRLVEACYGRSGVDLHVRCTFVASREALTACNSVSIWDHYRPADARMGDALNWAILTARGLELTDEMAAATIAHEIGHMAGLGHPPWYPDKPYSDVMTAGHPWTPITYKRVFPDDMRLLLSQLTAPQGLQGLPTRASALAGEGKKPQAIAMLKEACRTWPDDRICKDCLGGLQFDAADYQGAAETFTDMIRLTPNDYVLYLLRGASRLRAGQYRPAVKDFSAVVAQHSGGLHDAAYFERAQAYERLGLHDKAKADRDKIGKLPVAEKPEDE is encoded by the coding sequence ATGCTTACCGCTGAACCCGTCACACGCCGATGGCCGGGCTGGCTGATCGCCGCCTGCCTGATCGCCGCCGTGCATCCGGCCGCTGCGCAGTCGCGACCTGCCGCCGCCGGACCGCAGGAACTGCTCAACAAGGCCGTCGCTCACCACAACGCCTACAACGACCTGTACACGTCGCTGGACTATGTCCGCGCCGCCGCCGAAATGAAAGCCGCCATCCGGCTCTACGCCCAGGGCGCCAAGGAGTTCCCGGGCAACACAGCCTTCAACCTCGGTCTGGGCGTCTACCAGAACCTCACCGGGCAATATCCCCAGGGGCTCAAGTCGCTCCTGCGGGAACGCAAGATCATCGAGAGCTTCAAGCAACCCTCAGCCCATCTGGTGATGGTCGACGAGGCTCTGGCTGAGAGCTACGAGGGCATGCTCCAGTTCGACAAGGCCGCCGACGCCTATCAACGCGCCGCCAAAGGCGAGCCGAAGAACACCGCCGCGGCCGCGGCCGCCCAGCGCTGCCGGACGCTGCACGAGAGCTTCCGCACGTTCGACGCCTGGCTGAGCGGCGCCTTGGCCAAGGTGCCCGAGGGCGCCAGCGTGAAAGTCGCCTACGATTCCGGACCGACCACCTATCCCGGACACCGAAAAATCAACTACACGCTGTCCAAGAAAGGCGGCCGCGCCAACCTTTCGCTGGACGTCTCGCTCTTCTACGCCGGTCGCAAGGCCAATCGCATGAAGGTCGAGCAGCAGCTGGCCGACATCCTCAGGCTGGTCGAGGCGTGCTATGGCCGCAGCGGGGTCGACCTTCACGTTCGCTGCACGTTCGTCGCCAGCCGCGAGGCGCTGACGGCGTGCAATTCCGTCAGCATCTGGGACCACTACCGCCCCGCCGACGCGCGGATGGGCGACGCGCTCAACTGGGCTATCCTCACCGCCCGCGGGCTGGAACTGACCGACGAGATGGCCGCGGCGACCATCGCCCACGAGATCGGGCACATGGCCGGGCTGGGGCACCCGCCGTGGTACCCCGACAAACCGTACTCCGACGTGATGACGGCAGGGCATCCGTGGACGCCCATCACGTACAAGCGCGTGTTCCCCGACGACATGCGGCTGCTGTTGAGCCAGTTGACTGCCCCGCAAGGCCTCCAGGGCCTGCCCACCCGCGCCAGCGCCCTGGCGGGCGAGGGCAAGAAGCCCCAGGCCATCGCGATGCTCAAGGAGGCCTGCCGCACCTGGCCGGACGACCGCATCTGCAAGGACTGCCTGGGCGGTCTGCAGTTCGACGCCGCCGATTACCAGGGCGCCGCCGAAACCTTCACCGACATGATCCGCCTGACGCCAAACGACTACGTGCTCTACCTGCTCCGCGGCGCCTCGCGCCTGCGGGCGGGGCAGTATCGCCCTGCCGTCAAGGACTTCAGCGCCGTCGTTGCCCAGCACAGCGGAGGCCTGCACGACGCCGCCTATTTCGAGCGGGCCCAGGCCTACGAAAGACTCGGCCTGCACGACAAAGCCAAAGCCGACCGCGACAAGATCGGCAAGCTGCCCGTGGCCGAAAAGCCCGAAGATGAATGA
- a CDS encoding Nif3-like dinuclear metal center hexameric protein: MICRDIHEHLKTQGSWVNWDSTADTFKAGDPEQPVTRVAVAWKASWAALKEAHARGAELFISHESICVCASNNSTQPESISALPSEKPKFDWLAQSALVVYRCHDLWDRFPKIGIRDAWQRGLELGGKIVNETGSLLVTEIAPMRAADLAQHVLGKIRPLGQNGLLLGGDGGKIVRRVATGTGVTVDPIAMIDAGADAGIITDDYYCFVRMGTHARELDFPTLTVNHGVAEEWGVANLARYLAETFPQLEVFHIPQTCAYTVMT, translated from the coding sequence ATGATCTGTCGCGATATTCACGAGCATCTCAAGACCCAGGGCTCTTGGGTGAACTGGGATTCGACGGCTGACACGTTCAAGGCCGGCGATCCTGAGCAACCTGTTACAAGAGTGGCGGTGGCGTGGAAGGCGTCGTGGGCAGCCTTGAAGGAAGCTCACGCGCGCGGGGCGGAGCTGTTCATTTCGCACGAGTCGATCTGCGTTTGCGCGTCGAACAACTCGACGCAACCGGAGTCGATCTCGGCTTTGCCAAGCGAAAAGCCCAAGTTCGACTGGCTGGCCCAGAGCGCCCTGGTCGTCTACCGCTGCCACGACCTGTGGGACCGCTTCCCGAAGATCGGCATCCGCGACGCCTGGCAGCGTGGGCTGGAACTGGGGGGCAAGATCGTCAACGAGACCGGCAGCTTGCTGGTGACGGAGATCGCCCCGATGCGCGCGGCCGATCTGGCGCAGCACGTGCTGGGCAAGATTCGCCCGCTGGGGCAGAACGGTCTGCTGCTGGGCGGCGACGGCGGCAAGATCGTCCGCCGCGTGGCCACCGGCACCGGCGTGACCGTCGACCCGATCGCGATGATCGACGCCGGGGCCGACGCGGGAATCATCACCGACGACTACTATTGCTTCGTCCGCATGGGCACCCACGCCCGCGAACTGGACTTCCCGACGCTGACGGTCAATCACGGCGTGGCCGAGGAATGGGGCGTGGCGAATCTGGCGCGATATCTGGCGGAGACCTTTCCGCAGCTTGAGGTCTTTCACATTCCGCAGACGTGCGCCTATACGGTGATGACTTAA
- a CDS encoding sulfatase-like hydrolase/transferase yields the protein MKRPNILLIQSDQHAPTALSCRGNPYVRTPNLDRLAAGGVSFANAYCTSPVCTPARASIATGRMPHELGINVNERAVPADVPTVGHMVTAAGYKAAWAGKWHVPENYPQHVDEIPGFENLLFDMPNGWHLGANVDAPTADRAIKFIRGPHERPFLLTASFYNPHDICYWVMDQGHEVFNKLYPEMGSWLSGPSDPPATAPELPPLPTNFELPDVESEFVEFCRHRGHYGNEIDWTHTWDELHWRRYLYAYHRFVEHTDATVGRVLGALRESGLEDDTLVIYTCDHGEGVATHRWVVKLMLYENPVKVPLIVRWPAGIARRGLDCEHIVSALDVPATIADYAGTAMPKECGGVSLRGIIENPSAPGRDYAVTELQPDPQRLEHKGRLLRTKRYKYMAFSHGRNPEMLFDLQDDPGETRNLAVQSSAAGELVRHRRMLQDWIARSGDDFTLGG from the coding sequence ATGAAACGCCCGAACATTCTGCTCATTCAATCCGACCAGCACGCCCCGACGGCTTTAAGCTGCCGGGGGAACCCGTATGTTCGCACGCCGAATCTTGACCGCCTGGCGGCGGGGGGCGTGAGCTTTGCCAATGCGTATTGCACCTCGCCGGTGTGTACGCCGGCGAGGGCATCGATTGCCACCGGGCGCATGCCGCACGAGTTGGGCATCAACGTCAACGAGCGGGCCGTTCCGGCGGATGTGCCGACGGTGGGGCACATGGTGACGGCCGCGGGGTACAAGGCCGCATGGGCGGGCAAGTGGCACGTGCCGGAGAACTACCCCCAGCACGTCGACGAGATTCCGGGCTTTGAGAACCTGCTGTTCGACATGCCCAACGGCTGGCACCTGGGCGCGAATGTGGACGCTCCGACGGCCGACCGGGCCATCAAGTTCATCCGCGGCCCGCACGAGAGGCCGTTCCTGCTGACGGCGTCGTTCTACAATCCCCATGACATCTGCTACTGGGTGATGGACCAGGGGCACGAGGTCTTCAACAAGCTGTATCCGGAGATGGGGTCGTGGCTGTCGGGTCCTTCGGACCCTCCCGCCACGGCACCCGAATTACCGCCGCTGCCGACGAATTTTGAGTTGCCCGATGTCGAGTCGGAGTTCGTCGAGTTCTGCCGCCATCGCGGGCACTACGGCAACGAGATCGACTGGACGCACACATGGGACGAACTGCACTGGCGGCGGTACCTGTACGCGTACCATCGCTTCGTTGAGCATACCGACGCGACCGTCGGCCGCGTGCTCGGAGCCCTGCGCGAAAGCGGCCTTGAAGACGACACGCTGGTGATCTACACGTGCGACCACGGCGAGGGCGTCGCCACTCACCGCTGGGTCGTCAAGCTGATGCTCTACGAGAACCCCGTCAAGGTGCCGCTGATCGTGCGATGGCCGGCGGGCATCGCACGCCGCGGCCTGGACTGCGAGCACATCGTCAGCGCGCTGGACGTGCCGGCTACCATCGCCGACTACGCCGGTACGGCCATGCCTAAAGAATGCGGCGGCGTGAGCCTGCGAGGGATTATCGAGAACCCCTCCGCGCCCGGGCGCGATTACGCCGTGACGGAACTCCAGCCCGACCCCCAGCGCCTCGAGCACAAGGGCCGCCTGCTCCGCACGAAGCGGTACAAGTACATGGCGTTCTCGCACGGGCGAAATCCGGAGATGCTCTTCGACCTGCAGGACGACCCCGGCGAGACGCGCAACCTGGCGGTGCAATCATCGGCGGCCGGCGAACTCGTCCGCCATCGCCGGATGCTCCAGGACTGGATCGCGCGCAGCGGCGACGACTTTACCCTGGGCGGTTAG